The following coding sequences are from one Triticum dicoccoides isolate Atlit2015 ecotype Zavitan chromosome 4A, WEW_v2.0, whole genome shotgun sequence window:
- the LOC119287212 gene encoding psbP-like protein 1, chloroplastic, which yields MATATSLSLHGHGLGLPSPTAKTPARRLLPVTVRAMAPASPSKGEAAAVECSPSPRRQVLVAGAAVAAAALVSRPAPAAFAAADGKFMPVIDRKAGYSFVYPFGWQEVSVQGQDKVYKDVIEPLESVSINMIPTTKEDIRDLGPPDQVAEALVRKVLSPPTQKTKLIEAKETDIDGRAYYTFEFTAQAPNFTRHALGTITIANGKFYTLATGANERRWDKMKDRLHTIVDSFKIETKV from the exons ATGGCCACCGCAACCTCCTTATCCCTCCACGGCCATGGCCTCGGCCTCCCTTCCCCGACCGCCAAGACGCCGGCGCGGAGGCTGCTCCCCGTCACCGTCAGGGCCATGGCGCCGGCCAGCCCCAGCAAAG GTGAAGCTGCTGCGGTGGAGTGCTCCCCTTCCCCGCGGCGGCAGGTGCTGGTGGCGGGGGCTGCCGTGGCCGCCGCGGCGCTCGTCTCCCGGCCCGCTCCGGCGGCAT TCGCGGCGGCGGACGGCAAGTTCATGCCGGTCATCGACCGGAAGGCCGGCTACTCCTTCGTCTACCCATTCGGATGGCAG GAGGTGTCTGTGCAAGGGCAGGACAAGGTGTACAAGGACGTGATCGAGCCGCTGGAGAGCGTCAGCATCAACATGATCCCCACCACCAAGGAAGACATCCGCGACCTCGGCCCGCCCGACCAG GTTGCCGAGGCCTTGGTGCGGAAAGTTCTATCACCACCCACGCAGAAAACCAAGTTGATCGAGGCCAAAGAG ACCGATATCGATGGAAGAGCTTACTATACTTTCGAGTTCACAGCTCAGGCTCCAAATTTCACAAGACATGCACTTGGCACGATTACCATAGCGAATG GCAAGTTCTACACGTTGGCGACGGGCGCAAACGAGAGGAGATGGGACAAGATGAAGGATAGGCTACATACAATCGTCGACTCATTCAAAATCGAAACAAAAGTGTGA
- the LOC119287214 gene encoding uncharacterized protein LOC119287214 has product MPSFQGWIDLPPELLCRVADGLDDLRFYTSVRGTCTAWRGALAPPAPSLLVLLRDDATRRRHAAIVSLPAHRSFGLQAIPSGSSYLGCGGGWLALSVCLYDGQSLLTLFHPVTAVEILLPPLIYDTRLLSKIVFAPDPAREDFIAATICDIDRLAYVTAGARRWAVLDRVRLATGDQLVDVIYHQIGQNGMVYCLTRFGNVYVLRLPERRRREPVIIEDQTSAEDLVTHNRRIIQMHNAGSDLNAPASVQPLLFSSVSSFTPLYVAVSDFTSAKNLVFCNGNLYQIRRNASCTVTLHLAGGSHRRIEEDEIFVLKYNPRRRPCWDAVADLGGYSVFVGRSNAVSMHAEGVPGLKGNCVYWIGGRGRDQGMVFDMGTGKSTPCLPPTAGVVPGPLQCTICWYFPRKVVNNCNTNELGVYGTRARVRAQRAQDMSQ; this is encoded by the exons ATGCCGTCGTTCCAAGGCTGGATAGATCTGCCGCCGGAGCTCCTCTGTCGCGTCGCCGATGGCCTCGACGACCTCAGGTTCTACACCAGCGTGCGCGGCACCTGCACGGCGTGGCGTGGCGCGCTCGCGCCGCCTGCACCATCGCTGCTCGTCCTCCTCCGCGACGACGCCACCAGACGTCGGCACGCCGCCATCGTCTCGCTCCCCGCGCACCGCTCCTTCGGCCTCCAGGCAATCCCCTCAGGCTC GAGCTACCTCGGTTGCGGAGGCGGGTGGCTTGCCCTCTCCGTCTGCCTCTACGACGGCCAAAGCCTGCTCACCCTCTTCCACCCAGTCACCGCCGTCGAGATCCTCCTACCGCCGCTCATCTACGACACCCGCTTGCTCTCCAAGATCGTTTTCGCGCCTGACCCCGCTAGGGAAGACTTCATCGCGGCCACCATCTGCGACATCGACAGGCTCGCCTACGTCACCGCGGGGGCTAGGAGGTGGGCCGTCCTTGACCGCGTCCGTCTTGCCACCGGAGACCAGCTCGTCGATGTCATCTACCATCAAATTGGTCAAAATGGTATGGTTTACTGCCTCACTCGATTTGGGAATGTTTATGTGCTCCGCCTACCAGAACGTCGCCGCCGAGAACCCGTCATCATCGAGGACCAGACATCAGCAGAGGATCTTGTAACGCATAACAGGCGCATCATTCAAATGCACAATGCCGGATCGGACCTGAATGCGCCGGCTAGCGTGCAACCACTACTCTTTTCTTCGGTGAGCAGTTTCACCCCACTGTACGTAGCTGTTTCGGATTTCACGAGTGCCAAGAACCTGGTGTTCTGCAATGGCAACCTATACCAGATCCGGAGGAATGCTAGTTGTACCGTCACTTTGCATCTGGCGGGAGGCAGTCATCGCCGTATAGAGGAGGATGAAATATTTGTTCTCAAGTATAATCCCCGACGCAGGCCTTGCTGGGACGCGGTGGCTGACTTGGGGGGATACTCAGTGTTTGTTGGGAGGAGCAATGCGGTGTCAATGCATGCTGAAGGTGTTCCAGGGCTCAAGGGTAACTGTGTCTACTGGATAGGTGGGAGAGGTAGGGATCAAGGCATGGTCTTTGACATGGGGACCGGGAAATCTACACCTTGCCTTCCCCCTACGGCTGGTGTCGTTCCAGGGCCTCTACAGTGTACAATCTGCTGGTACTTTCCGAGGAAGGTAGTGAATAACTGCAATACAAATGAATTAGGTGTTTATGGGACCCGAGCAAGGGTTCGGGCTCAACGTGCACAAGACATGTCACAATGA
- the LOC119287213 gene encoding uncharacterized protein LOC119287213, with the protein MAASGSGSGSGQIQPLKIPDAVVALAQAAAKANNSSNSAAAADATDKYLPGWPLFSPPKMQLTKCAKCPREFCSSVALRRHTRVHRRALKIDKDFPKNRDHLAAFWDKLTVDQAQAILSLEGVAIEETSALFILTSLSSWMCKPGYASLPLPYARAGNELLDLIQTAASRLPISSNELFIMLDEASENTFLCTNAADAAFVQKFLFDGEVEKVATELKNVVACTSYILEQKLVEAWSADKAAEALRCQKLLVEEEDAAQKRQAEIMERKRMKKLRQKEQRLKDLKDEGTMVQLPEVVDGATSSPGIQSLEAVSGPGLHEQEDPQHLQLSAPVPSDDNGCNGEDANCGSGQEIDTAAVFREQAMATSNLDRAENLPPNSSVSGSSATASKHPSSSSVRHSRHREPNVGAATNKSKTWAWKVRTGVEERCPKGEPDVDANQETAPLNTDKNSQVLIGSISVAIEDGGGCSQDSKDNHPAPPESDSNTLNDPVAKVMQPTSHDENGCEDANGGTITPAAEDHSPSSIMTDESGSVCGNVESAESVGLQRGTMMSSGQEAAAFLSQRWKEAVAGDHVKLVLC; encoded by the exons ATGGCCGCGTCGGGGTCCGGGTCCGGGTCCGGCCAGATCCAGCCGCTCAAGATCCCGGACGCCGTCGTCGCGCTCGCGCAGGCCGCCGCCAAGGCCAACAACAGCAGtaacagcgccgccgccgccgacgccaccgACAAAT ATCTCCCCGGGTGGCCGCTCTtctcgccgcccaagatgcagctgACCAAGTGCGCCAAGTGCCCCCGGGAGTTCTGCTCCTccgtcgccctccgccgccacaccCGCGTCCACCGCCGCGCCCTCAAGATCGACAAG GATTTCCCCAAGAACAGAGACCACCTTGCCGCATTCTGGGACAAA CTCACGGTGGATCAGGCCCAAGCGATACTGTCCTTGGAGGGCGTGGCTATAGAG GAGACCAGCGCTTTATTCATCTTGACATCATTGTCGTCATGGATGTGCAAGCCAGGGTACGCTTCGTTGCCGCTGCCGTATGCCAGAGCTGGCAATGAACTCCTG GACCTTATTCAGACAGCAGCCTCAAGACTACCTATCTCATCAAATGAACTGTTTATCATGCTCGACGAAGCAAGCGAGAACACATTTCTCTGTACCAACGCAGCCGACGCTGCTTTCGTTCAGAAGTTTTTGTTTGATGGGGAGGTTGAGAAGGTCGCAACAGAGTTGAAAAACGTTGTTGCGTGCACGAGTTACATCCTTGAACAGAAGCTG GTTGAAGCATGGTCTGCTGATAAGGCCGCCGAAGCATTAAGATGCCAGAAGTTGCTTGTGGAGGAAGAGGACGCTGCTCAGAAAAG GCAAGCTGAAATCATGGAAAGGAAAAGGATGAAGAAACTGAGACAGAAAGAACAGAGACTGAAAGACCTCAAGGACGAGGGCACCATGGTCCAGTTACCTGAAGTGGTCGATGGTGCGACGAGCTCTCCTGGGATTCAGAGTCTCGAGGCTGTTTCAGGCCCTGGCCTCCACGAGCAAGAAGACCCACAGCATCTTCAATTGTCAGCACCAGTGCCTTCAGACGACAATGGTTGCAATGGAGAAGATGCCAATTGTGGTTCGGGACAAGAAATCGATACTGCTGCTGTTTTCAGGGAACAAGCCATGGCAACAAGCAATCTCGACAGGGCAGAAAACCTTCCCCCAAATAGCTCTGTCTCGGGTTCTTCTGCGACTGCGTCGAAGCATCCATCTTCATCTTCAGTAAGGCACTCACGTCACAGGGAGCCAAATGTCGGTGCAGCGACAAACAAAAGCAAGACCTGGGCATGGAAGGTGCGAACTGGTGTTGAAGAACGGTGCCCAAAAGGTGAGCCAGATGTAGATGCTAACCAAGAGACGGCTCCTCTCAACACGGACAAGAACTCGCAAGTGCTAATAGGATCCATAAGCGTCGCGATCGAAGACGGTGGTGGATGCTCGCAGGACTCCAAGGATAACCACCCAGCTCCTCCTGAATCTGATTCGAACACTCTGAACGATCCAGTGGCCAAGGTGATGCAGCCAACCAGCCATGATGAGAACGGATGTGAAGACGCTAATGGTGGTACCATTACACCGGCAGCAGAGGACCATTCTCCCTCCAGTATCATGACAGATGAGAGCGGCTCAGTCTGTGGCAACGTGGAGTCGGCAGAAAGCGTGGGCCTACAACGAGGCACCATGATGTCTTCCGGTCAAGAAGCGGCGGCATTCCTTTCTCAAA GATGGAAGGAAGCGGTGGCTGGGGATCATGTGAAGCTTGTTCTGTGCTGA
- the LOC119283762 gene encoding short-chain dehydrogenase TIC 32, chloroplastic-like, with translation TTGLPLNILVNNAGVMATPFTLSKDGIEMQFATNHIGHFLLTHLLLETMKKTSRESNVEGRIVNVSSEGHRFAYKEGIRFAKLNDEEEYSTIAAYGQSKLANILHANELARRFKEEGVNMTANSLHPGVIITNLLRHHSIIDVLHRTLGKLVLKNAKQGAATQCYVALHPDAKGVSGKCL, from the exons ACCACCGGCCTCCCCCTCAACATCCTCGT CAACAACGCAGGCGTAATGGCGACTCCTTTCACCCTCTCAAAGGATGGCATCGAGATGCAGTTTGCAACTAACCATATCG GGCATTTTCTTTTGACACATCTTCTGCTGGAGACCATGAAGAAGACATCTCGTGAATCAAACGTGGAAGGAAGAATTGTTAATGTTTCGTCAGAGGGGCACAGGTTTGCATACAAGGAAGGCATCCGTTTTGCCAAACTGAATGATGAGGAAGA GTATAGCACCATCGCAGCATATGGGCAGTCAAAGCTTGCCAACATTTTACACGCTAATGAACTTGCCAGGAGATTTAAG GAAGAGGGTGTGAACATGACTGCGAATTCTCTCCATCCTGGAGTTATCATCACGAACCTTCTTCGCCACCACAGCATCATAGATG TTCTGCATCGGACGCTTGGTAAACTGGTGCTGAAGAACGCTAAACAG GGGGCTGCGACGCAGTGCTACGTGGCGCTGCACCCGGATGCCAAGGGGGTGTCGGGCAAGTGTCTTTGA